A segment of the Flavobacterium azooxidireducens genome:
AAAAGCATTATCAGCATCGTGCTTTGGAACCGGAATTGTATTTGCGTCAATGGTGTTTCCTGAAGTGTTTACAGATACAAAACCACCAGCTTGTTGAATTCGGTCAAAAGCAGTTCTGTCCACCACTAAATCTTTAATTACCGGGAAAGCTTTACTTCTCCATGGTTCTACAAAAATAGTATCGCCATCATTAAACATTCGCATGTGTAACTGACAAGTTGTGATACCGGTATCTGGCCCGTGAGCACGTCCGTTGATGTATAGCGAACAGCTTCCGCAGATTCCTTCGCGACAATCGTGATCAAAGGCAACTGGTTCTTTTCTATCGTTTACTAATTGCTCATTTAATTGGTCTAACATTTCCAAAAACGAACTGGCTGTTGAAACATTATCTAGTTTATATGTTTCGATTCCACCTTTAGTTTTAGCATTTTTTTGACGCCAAATTTTAAGGGTAATATTTATATTTTTTGCTGCACTCATAGTATCTTATTTATAATTTCTAGCTGCAATTTTGATTTCTTCGTATTTCAATTCTTCTTTGTGTAGCTCTGATTTTGAAATGTCTGAACCTTTGTATTCCCAAGCACCCACAAATTTGAAGTTTTCATCGTCACGTAATGTTTCGCCTTCGGCATCTTGATATTCTTCTCGGAAGTGACCTCCGCAAGATTCGTTTCGTTGCAATGCATCCATTGCCATTAATTGTCCGAGTTCGATAAAATCGGCTACACGTAGAGCTTTTTCTAATTCTGGATTTAATTCGTCTGAAGTTCCCGGAACAAAAACATCGCTGTAGAATTCTTCTTTAAGTTGAGCAATTTCAGAAATGGCTTGTTTTAAACCTTGTTCGTTTCTTCCCATACCAACTTTATTCCACATAATTAAACCTAAACGTTTGTGGAAATGGTCAACTGTTTTGGAACCGTTATTGTTTAAAAATTTATCAATTAATTTTTTAACGTTGTTTTCTGCTTCAGCGAACTCAGGTAAATCAGTCGAAATTTTTCCGGTTCTGATTTCATCGGCTAAATAATTGGAAACTGTATAAGGTAAAACAAAATACCCATCGGCTAAACCTTGCATTAAAGCGGAAGCACCTAGTCTGTTTGCTCCGTGATCAGAGAAATTTGCCTCTCCTGCCACAAAACAACCCGGAATGGTTGACATCAAATTATAATCTACCCAAACACCTCCCATTGTGTAGTGAACCGCCGGATAAATCTTCATTGGTGTTTCATACGGATTTTCGTCGGTAATTTTTTGGTACATTGTGAATAAGTTTCCGTACTTTTCTTCCAACCATTTTTTACCTAACTTGATTATTTCTTCTTCGGAAGGGTTGTGATTTCCTTGAGCATAAGCGGCTTGTTTTCCTTTGTTTTTAATTTCTGTAGAGAAATCAAGGTAAACTCCTTCGTTTGTATCATTGGCTTCAATTCCATAACCGGCATCACAACGTTCTTTGGCGGCTCTGGAAGCTACGTCACGAGGAACTAAGTTTCCAAAAGCAGGATATCTTCTTTCTAAGAAATAATCTCTATTTTCTTCTGCAATTTGCGTTGGTTTTAAATTTCCTGAACGAATTGCTTCTGCATCTTCTTTCTTTTTTGGGACCCAAATTCGACCCGAATTACGCAATGATTCCGACATCAACGTTAATTTTGACTGATTGGTGCCGTGAACCGGAATACACGTTGGGTGAATTTGCACATAACATGGATTGGCGAATAACGCTCCTTGTTTATGGATTTTCCAACCCGCAGTTACGTTACTTCCCATTGCATTGGTTGAAAGGAAATAAACGTTTCCGTAACCTCCTGATGCTATAATTACAGCGTGAGCTGAATGTCTTTCTAATTCTCCAGTGATTAAGTTTCTGGCAATAATTCCGCGAGCTTTTCCGTCAACTTTTACCAATTCTAACATTTCATGGCGGTTGTACATTTTTACACGACCTAATCCGATTTGTCTTGATAAAGCTGAATAAGCTCCTAATAATAATTGTTGTCCTGTTTGACCTGCTGCATAAAACGTACGTTGTACTTGAGTTCCTCCGAAAGAACGGTTGTCTAACATTCCGCCATATTCACGAGCAAAAGGAACACCTTGAGCCACACATTGGTCGATGATGCTTCCTGAAACCTCGGCTAAACGATGCACGTTTGCTTCACGAGCACGGTAATCGCCACCTTTTATCGTATCATAAAAAAGTCGGTAAACACTATCACCATCGTTTTGATAATTTTTAGCAGCGTTAATTCCACCCTGAGCAGCAATAGAGTGAGCTCTTCGAGGTGAATCTTGAAAACAAAAAGCACTTACATTATAACCCATTTCTCCAAAAGAAGCGGCTGCAGAAGCTCCGGCTAAACCGGTTCCAACTACAATAATATCAATTTTTGGACGGTTATTTGGTGCAACTAATTTTAAATGATTTTTGTGGTTTGTCCACTTTTGAGCAACTGGACCTTCCGGTATTTTTGAATCTAACTTCATAATATATTTCTGATGTTGATTATTTACTAAAATGAATATACAGTGGGATAATTGCAAACAACAATGGTACAATTACCGCAAAAGCTTTTCCTGCAAATTTGATGATTGGTGTCCATTTTGGACTATTTAATCCTAACGATTGAAATGCACTTTGGAATCCGTGCCATAAGTGAAAAGCTAAGACTATCATCGAAAAAACATAAAATAATGTAAAAAATAAACCTTCGTTCGGAATTACTCCAAACAATTTGTTTTTGCTTTTGAAGAAGTCGAATGTAATTTTATGTAAATCTTTATAAAGTTCACCAACTTTAACATTTGCATTAATACTGTATACATCTGTACCGTTTCTCACTTCAAGTTGCTTAGGTATTACACCGTCGGGTGGAGCAGGCTCGCCAGGCAATTTTACTTGATCTAAAGGATAAAACTGACCTACACTTCTACCTACAAAATAATCAGCCTTGTTTCCGGGAGCCGTTTGAACTGGTTGAGTCATCAAAGGCATGTTTTCATCAAAATGCATTTTTGCCCAAAAATTAATCATGTGTGTGGCGATAAAAACTAAAACCAATGTTCCTAGAATAGCCATGTTTCGTGAAGCAAAACTACTATTTGCAGATGGATTAGATTTTGCATAACCCACCGGTCGAGCTTTTTTGTTTTGAATTGCCAAAAGAATTCCATCAATAGCATGGAATAAAATTGAAATGTAAGTGAGATAAGAAAGAATTTTTACGGCTGGATTAGAAGTCATAAACAATGCATACTGATTGAACTGCAATTGACTATTTGGCATCAATAATTGTAAATTACCCGCCAAATGACCTACTAAAAACAAGCATAAAAATAAACCCGTAAGAGCCATCCAGTATTTTTTTCCGATGGATGACTTTAAAAGTGCAGATTTTGCCATAATGTTGTGTAAATAAATTTTTAAAAATTTCACACAAATTTACAGCTATTTGACAATAACTACAACCTTTTCGTTCTAATTTAAAGTGATTTTAAAGAAGGATTAACAAGTGTTTAGAAATTATAGCAACAAAGGGATGCTATTTCATTAAATCATTAAACGATTTTATCTAATATAACTTGGAATCATGCCTCTTAAACCCATGTCCACAACATTTTCGCCAGCTGAAGGCTCATATTTTCCGTCATTGTTTACTTCTGTCCATTCAAAACTATTGTTTAACGAAAGAGATAATGTTACCACAACATCAGAGGTTTCATTACCAACTAAGGTTAAATTATTTTCAAATTTTCCGGTTACCACACAAGAACCTTGAGGAACCGGAGATGTTTGAAACAATGGATTTGGCACAGTCGTTGCACCAGGAGGAGCTTGTCCGGAAGTCATATAAGGAAATGAATCCAATGCAAAAGCCCAATAACCTTGCAATCTATTTGCGTTTACAGGAAAAACATTATTGCCAATACTATGTGAACCAATGTATGTATTATAGCCTAAAAAACTATCTAAAGTTCCAGTATAGGTTGTTCCTTGACTAAAAACCTGAATTTTTCCACTTTGATAGGATAATGAAAGTCGAACCCATTCATATGATCCTGCC
Coding sequences within it:
- a CDS encoding succinate dehydrogenase/fumarate reductase iron-sulfur subunit: MSAAKNINITLKIWRQKNAKTKGGIETYKLDNVSTASSFLEMLDQLNEQLVNDRKEPVAFDHDCREGICGSCSLYINGRAHGPDTGITTCQLHMRMFNDGDTIFVEPWRSKAFPVIKDLVVDRTAFDRIQQAGGFVSVNTSGNTIDANTIPVPKHDADNAFMAAACIGCGACVATCKNGSAMLFVGAKVSQYALLPQGKVEATERVLNMVRQMDEEGFGNCTNTGACEIECPKGISLENIARMNREYLKASL
- a CDS encoding succinate dehydrogenase cytochrome b subunit, producing MAKSALLKSSIGKKYWMALTGLFLCLFLVGHLAGNLQLLMPNSQLQFNQYALFMTSNPAVKILSYLTYISILFHAIDGILLAIQNKKARPVGYAKSNPSANSSFASRNMAILGTLVLVFIATHMINFWAKMHFDENMPLMTQPVQTAPGNKADYFVGRSVGQFYPLDQVKLPGEPAPPDGVIPKQLEVRNGTDVYSINANVKVGELYKDLHKITFDFFKSKNKLFGVIPNEGLFFTLFYVFSMIVLAFHLWHGFQSAFQSLGLNSPKWTPIIKFAGKAFAVIVPLLFAIIPLYIHFSK
- a CDS encoding fumarate reductase/succinate dehydrogenase flavoprotein subunit — encoded protein: MKLDSKIPEGPVAQKWTNHKNHLKLVAPNNRPKIDIIVVGTGLAGASAAASFGEMGYNVSAFCFQDSPRRAHSIAAQGGINAAKNYQNDGDSVYRLFYDTIKGGDYRAREANVHRLAEVSGSIIDQCVAQGVPFAREYGGMLDNRSFGGTQVQRTFYAAGQTGQQLLLGAYSALSRQIGLGRVKMYNRHEMLELVKVDGKARGIIARNLITGELERHSAHAVIIASGGYGNVYFLSTNAMGSNVTAGWKIHKQGALFANPCYVQIHPTCIPVHGTNQSKLTLMSESLRNSGRIWVPKKKEDAEAIRSGNLKPTQIAEENRDYFLERRYPAFGNLVPRDVASRAAKERCDAGYGIEANDTNEGVYLDFSTEIKNKGKQAAYAQGNHNPSEEEIIKLGKKWLEEKYGNLFTMYQKITDENPYETPMKIYPAVHYTMGGVWVDYNLMSTIPGCFVAGEANFSDHGANRLGASALMQGLADGYFVLPYTVSNYLADEIRTGKISTDLPEFAEAENNVKKLIDKFLNNNGSKTVDHFHKRLGLIMWNKVGMGRNEQGLKQAISEIAQLKEEFYSDVFVPGTSDELNPELEKALRVADFIELGQLMAMDALQRNESCGGHFREEYQDAEGETLRDDENFKFVGAWEYKGSDISKSELHKEELKYEEIKIAARNYK